A genomic segment from Leptolyngbya boryana PCC 6306 encodes:
- the gltD gene encoding glutamate synthase small subunit, with protein sequence MGKPTGFIEYLRELPSELAPLDRIRNWDEFHLSMPEENLRTQGARCMDCGIPFCHTGTLISGMASGCPINNLIPEWNDLIYRGLWKEALDRLHKTNNFPEFTGRVCPAPCEGSCVLGIHNPPVTIKNIEYSIAEKGWNEGWIKPEPPAKRTGKKIAIVGSGPAGLSAAAQLNKVGHWVTVFERADRPGGLLMYGIPNMKLDKQEVVMRRLNILEAEGVKFVCNTEIGKDLPAEDLLRDFDAVVLCTGATKPRDLPIEGRQLKGIHFAMDFLTANTQAVLDQTEPAITAQGKDVVIIGGGDTGTDCVGTSIRHGCNGLVQLEILPQPPEERAPNNPWPEYPKVYKMDYGQEEAAAKFGGDPRAYLRTATHFEGDEQGNVKAVHTVEVQWERNEQGQFIPKQIPGTEKIIPAQLVLLAMGFLGPEQPLLDAMGLDRDARSNIKSEYGRYTTSIPKVFAAGDCRRGQSLVVWAFNEGRGAARECDLYLMGETNLP encoded by the coding sequence ATGGGAAAACCAACTGGATTCATCGAATATCTGCGCGAACTTCCTTCCGAACTCGCACCACTCGATCGCATTCGCAATTGGGACGAATTCCACCTCTCCATGCCTGAGGAAAATCTTCGCACTCAAGGCGCGCGCTGTATGGATTGCGGCATTCCGTTTTGCCATACGGGAACCTTAATTAGCGGCATGGCGAGCGGCTGCCCAATCAACAATCTCATTCCTGAATGGAATGATTTGATCTATCGCGGACTCTGGAAAGAAGCACTCGATCGCTTACATAAAACCAACAATTTCCCCGAATTCACTGGGCGGGTCTGTCCTGCTCCTTGTGAAGGGTCGTGTGTACTCGGCATTCACAATCCACCCGTCACGATCAAGAACATTGAATACTCGATCGCAGAAAAAGGCTGGAACGAAGGCTGGATCAAGCCCGAACCTCCTGCCAAAAGAACAGGTAAGAAAATTGCGATCGTAGGATCTGGGCCTGCTGGACTTTCTGCTGCGGCTCAGCTCAATAAAGTCGGACATTGGGTAACTGTGTTTGAACGGGCTGATCGTCCCGGTGGCTTGCTCATGTATGGCATTCCCAACATGAAGCTCGACAAACAAGAAGTCGTGATGCGGCGATTAAACATCCTCGAAGCCGAAGGTGTGAAATTCGTTTGCAATACTGAAATCGGAAAAGATCTGCCTGCTGAAGACTTGCTGAGAGATTTTGATGCAGTTGTACTCTGCACAGGTGCGACGAAACCGCGTGATTTACCGATCGAAGGTCGCCAACTTAAAGGCATTCACTTCGCAATGGACTTTCTCACCGCGAACACTCAAGCTGTACTAGACCAAACCGAGCCAGCGATTACCGCTCAAGGCAAAGATGTTGTGATCATTGGTGGAGGAGACACCGGAACGGACTGTGTTGGGACTTCGATTCGACACGGCTGTAACGGTCTTGTCCAACTCGAAATCTTACCTCAACCACCCGAAGAACGCGCTCCCAACAATCCTTGGCCTGAATATCCAAAAGTCTACAAAATGGACTATGGACAAGAAGAAGCTGCCGCAAAATTCGGAGGTGATCCTCGGGCTTATCTGAGAACGGCAACGCACTTTGAAGGCGATGAGCAGGGCAATGTCAAAGCAGTTCACACGGTCGAGGTGCAATGGGAACGCAATGAACAAGGACAGTTCATTCCTAAGCAAATTCCGGGAACTGAGAAAATCATTCCGGCTCAGTTAGTACTACTCGCAATGGGATTTTTAGGACCTGAGCAACCTTTACTCGATGCAATGGGACTCGATCGCGATGCCCGTAGTAACATCAAATCCGAATACGGTAGATACACGACCAGTATTCCCAAGGTGTTTGCAGCCGGAGATTGCCGTCGAGGACAAAGTTTAGTTGTCTGGGCATTCAATGAAGGTCGTGGCGCGGCGAGAGAATGCGATCTCTATCTGATGGGCGAAACTAATCTACCCTAA
- a CDS encoding TldD/PmbA family protein has translation MQSPTLLISKELPSLTYTYAPDRFDESWEAPLSILLGLGRAAGADFIEFFLERVNYISCMAEDDAITSIAPRLATGAGVRVFRGKADCYVSTNDLSFNGLKAALEKGLSIMGLHLPAPNSFVPEIHLEILRDYATKKGKEAWLGQSSSMREMGDVLLAANGALSQKASHIQSRRAVYFRDWQEVLVAASDGTFARDIRLTQSVGYSLLCADGTNRSSISKRVGGTSAPDFLRTWNYAHDAEEVAESAAKMLYADYVESGTYPIVMANEFGGVIFHEACGHLLETTQIERKTTPFAEKKGEKIAHENLTAWDEGITSDAFGTIDMDDEGMPAQRTLLIENGILKNFISDRAGFMRTGHPRTGSGRRQGYTFAAASRMRNTYIAPGEYEIDDLFASIEKGIYCKKMGGGSVGATGQFNFAVDEAYLIENGKVTKPLKGATLIGEATEIMDKISMCSKDLGLAAGFCGSVSGSVYVTVGQPHLKVDSITVGGR, from the coding sequence ATGCAATCACCGACTCTTTTAATTTCTAAAGAGCTACCTAGCTTGACTTATACTTATGCTCCTGATCGATTTGATGAATCATGGGAAGCTCCATTGTCGATTCTGCTTGGACTCGGACGGGCAGCGGGGGCAGATTTTATTGAATTTTTCTTAGAGCGCGTCAACTACATTAGCTGCATGGCAGAAGATGATGCGATTACGAGCATTGCGCCTCGATTGGCAACAGGGGCAGGCGTGCGGGTGTTTCGAGGCAAGGCAGACTGTTACGTTTCGACGAATGATTTGTCGTTTAACGGGCTGAAGGCTGCCTTGGAAAAAGGCTTATCGATTATGGGCTTGCATTTGCCCGCACCCAATTCGTTTGTGCCTGAAATTCACTTAGAAATTCTGCGCGATTACGCCACTAAGAAAGGCAAAGAAGCTTGGCTCGGGCAGTCTAGTTCGATGCGGGAAATGGGCGATGTTTTATTGGCAGCGAATGGAGCGCTTTCTCAGAAGGCGAGTCACATTCAGTCGCGCCGCGCCGTGTATTTCCGCGACTGGCAAGAAGTGTTAGTAGCGGCAAGTGATGGAACTTTTGCGCGCGATATTCGCTTGACGCAATCTGTCGGATATAGCTTGCTCTGTGCAGACGGTACGAATCGATCGTCGATCAGTAAGCGGGTTGGCGGAACGAGTGCACCTGATTTTCTCAGAACGTGGAATTACGCGCATGACGCAGAAGAAGTGGCAGAATCGGCGGCGAAAATGCTGTACGCCGATTATGTCGAATCGGGAACTTACCCGATCGTCATGGCAAACGAGTTTGGTGGGGTAATTTTCCACGAAGCTTGTGGTCACTTGCTCGAAACAACGCAGATTGAGCGTAAGACGACTCCGTTTGCCGAGAAGAAAGGCGAGAAAATCGCGCACGAAAATCTCACGGCATGGGATGAAGGGATTACCTCGGATGCATTTGGCACGATCGATATGGATGACGAGGGAATGCCTGCTCAACGCACTTTGCTGATTGAAAATGGCATTTTGAAGAATTTCATTTCCGATCGCGCTGGCTTTATGAGAACCGGACATCCGAGAACAGGAAGTGGTCGTCGTCAAGGGTATACCTTTGCAGCAGCAAGCCGGATGCGGAATACGTATATTGCTCCCGGTGAGTATGAGATCGATGACTTGTTCGCGTCGATCGAGAAAGGAATCTATTGCAAAAAAATGGGCGGCGGCAGTGTCGGTGCGACCGGACAATTTAACTTTGCCGTAGATGAAGCTTATCTGATTGAAAACGGGAAAGTGACGAAGCCATTGAAGGGCGCGACCTTAATCGGGGAAGCAACTGAGATTATGGATAAGATCTCGATGTGTTCCAAGGATTTGGGGCTGGCAGCAGGATTCTGTGGATCGGTCAGTGGCAGCGTTTATGTCACGGTTGGACAGCCGCATTTGAAGGTGGATTCGATTACGGTTGGCGGACGATAG
- a CDS encoding TldD/PmbA family protein produces MAKVQEIAAAAQNAAQKLGIEKFDIFGSAIDETSVQVDQGEPQQMKASQRSGVTVRVWNEDNSVGVTSTTDVDPIGLELALKTAKEASYFGVKENAPDFSPEATSAIAEVKQEHLPQAAVSQLLETLIQAEKQLLAAHPAIVGVPYNGLAQRDIDRFYLNSQGALRHEAHSYASVYLYTKTEEEGRKPRSAGAFRVSPGVEKLDIEGCLKEAAEKTISHLNYDKVKTGKYRVVFSPEAFLGLIGAFSNMFNAQSILDKQSLSTEESLGSTIASPLLCLDDNVLHPDNIGAEAFDGEGTPTRPVSLIKNGVLSSFLHSAGTAKRMNVQPTGHANMGAKVTVSPHFFHVYAGEPAAQEYSLDDADNVILIDDLSALHAGVQALQGSFSLPFDGWLIENGKRTSIESATVAGDIREVLKSIIYVEKETEFTGSGVAPRVWVDELSITGE; encoded by the coding sequence ATGGCGAAAGTTCAGGAAATTGCGGCAGCAGCACAGAATGCTGCTCAGAAACTTGGGATTGAGAAGTTTGATATTTTTGGATCTGCGATCGACGAAACGAGTGTGCAAGTCGATCAGGGTGAACCCCAACAAATGAAGGCGTCTCAGCGCTCAGGTGTAACGGTACGAGTGTGGAATGAAGACAATAGCGTTGGCGTAACTTCCACGACCGATGTTGATCCGATTGGATTAGAACTCGCACTCAAAACGGCGAAAGAAGCGAGTTACTTTGGCGTGAAAGAGAATGCGCCAGATTTTAGCCCAGAAGCAACTTCAGCGATCGCTGAAGTCAAGCAAGAACATCTTCCGCAAGCTGCGGTTTCACAGTTACTAGAGACTCTGATTCAGGCAGAAAAACAACTCTTAGCAGCACATCCTGCGATTGTTGGTGTTCCTTACAACGGATTAGCTCAGCGAGATATCGATCGTTTTTATCTCAACAGTCAGGGTGCTTTACGGCATGAGGCACATTCTTATGCGTCAGTTTACTTGTACACCAAGACGGAAGAAGAAGGAAGAAAGCCTCGCAGTGCAGGCGCATTTCGGGTCAGTCCTGGTGTTGAAAAGCTCGACATTGAAGGCTGTTTGAAGGAAGCAGCCGAGAAAACCATCAGTCATCTGAACTACGACAAAGTCAAGACGGGAAAATACCGGGTTGTCTTTTCGCCGGAAGCGTTTCTAGGTCTGATTGGTGCGTTTTCTAATATGTTCAATGCTCAAAGCATTTTGGATAAGCAGAGCCTTTCGACTGAGGAATCTTTGGGAAGCACGATCGCATCTCCTCTGTTGTGTTTAGATGACAACGTGCTGCATCCAGACAACATTGGTGCGGAAGCATTTGATGGAGAAGGGACTCCCACTCGTCCAGTTTCTTTGATCAAAAACGGTGTGCTTTCTAGCTTCTTGCATAGTGCTGGAACGGCGAAACGCATGAATGTACAACCGACTGGACATGCCAACATGGGTGCGAAGGTCACGGTGAGTCCTCACTTTTTCCATGTGTATGCAGGAGAACCTGCGGCACAGGAATACAGTTTGGACGATGCAGACAACGTGATTTTGATCGATGATTTGAGCGCGCTTCATGCAGGTGTGCAGGCGCTGCAAGGCTCATTCTCGCTGCCTTTTGATGGGTGGTTGATTGAGAATGGCAAGCGCACAAGTATTGAATCGGCAACCGTTGCAGGTGACATTCGAGAAGTGTTGAAGTCGATTATCTATGTGGAGAAAGAAACGGAATTCACTGGCTCAGGGGTTGCGCCTAGAGTTTGGGTAGACGAACTCTCGATTACAGGAGAGTAA
- a CDS encoding bifunctional ADP-dependent NAD(P)H-hydrate dehydratase/NAD(P)H-hydrate epimerase, translated as MNSRLEHLSRILVTADQMRSIEHRIFEAGMPVAALMEKVAGKLSDRIVQLYPACKVGILVGSGHNGGDALVVARELHFRGYEVQVFSPFSRFKDLTATHLQYAKSLGIPCVEDLQSCDLIIDGLFGFGLTREIEDPILSLIHQVNTWQIPLISIDLPSGLETDTGRALGTAIRATHTLCLGLWKLGLLQEPALEFVGKAELIDFDIPLADIFAILGESPQNQRVTSTWAMSALPLERPASTHKYKMGHLLLICGSERYAGGALLTGLGGRASGVGMLSIAVPNSLKPMLSSHLPEALVIGCPETESGAIAQLDLDLTAFDAIACGPGLTLEAADIVRQVLDSDRPLVLDADGLNALAKLGAETLKTRQAATILTPHLGEFKRLFPNADLTCRATAVRAAAAATTAIVLLKGARIAIANPEGELRINPESTPALARGGSGDVLTGLLGGLLAQQIAAQSQISLLDMTQTAAWWHAQAGILAVETRTELGVDAHTLTQFLIPSIAAHQKN; from the coding sequence GTGAATTCCAGATTAGAACACCTTTCCCGGATTCTGGTAACGGCTGATCAGATGAGATCGATCGAGCATCGCATTTTTGAGGCTGGAATGCCCGTTGCGGCACTGATGGAGAAAGTCGCAGGAAAGTTGAGCGATCGTATTGTTCAACTGTATCCAGCATGTAAGGTGGGCATTCTCGTCGGCTCCGGTCATAATGGCGGAGATGCTCTCGTAGTGGCGCGGGAACTCCATTTTCGCGGATATGAAGTTCAGGTTTTCAGTCCCTTCTCTCGCTTCAAGGATTTGACTGCAACCCATCTTCAATATGCAAAGTCTCTAGGAATTCCTTGTGTTGAGGATTTGCAATCATGCGATTTGATCATTGATGGCTTGTTTGGATTCGGATTAACGCGAGAGATCGAAGATCCAATTCTGTCTCTCATTCATCAAGTGAATACCTGGCAGATCCCCTTGATTAGTATTGATCTCCCGTCTGGATTAGAGACTGATACAGGTCGAGCCTTAGGAACCGCAATTCGAGCGACGCACACGCTTTGCCTTGGCTTATGGAAACTCGGCTTACTGCAAGAACCTGCCCTTGAATTCGTTGGCAAAGCGGAGTTAATTGATTTCGATATTCCGCTGGCTGATATTTTCGCGATTTTGGGCGAATCTCCCCAAAATCAGCGCGTGACTTCAACGTGGGCAATGTCTGCGTTGCCGCTAGAACGTCCCGCTTCGACCCATAAATACAAAATGGGTCATCTCTTACTGATTTGCGGTTCAGAGCGATATGCAGGAGGAGCGTTATTGACTGGATTAGGTGGACGAGCCAGCGGGGTAGGAATGCTCTCGATCGCGGTTCCGAATTCTCTCAAGCCGATGCTGTCTTCTCACCTGCCAGAAGCTCTCGTTATCGGTTGTCCTGAAACTGAGTCTGGTGCGATCGCGCAGCTTGATCTCGATCTCACTGCCTTTGATGCGATCGCCTGTGGGCCGGGTCTAACGTTAGAAGCGGCTGACATTGTGCGACAAGTTTTAGACAGCGATCGACCTTTAGTTTTAGATGCAGATGGACTGAATGCGCTGGCAAAACTGGGTGCAGAAACGCTCAAAACCCGTCAAGCTGCGACGATTTTGACCCCGCACCTAGGAGAATTCAAGCGATTATTTCCGAATGCTGATTTAACCTGTCGGGCTACAGCAGTTCGAGCAGCGGCAGCAGCAACGACAGCGATCGTGTTGTTGAAAGGAGCAAGAATTGCGATCGCCAATCCTGAAGGAGAACTAAGAATTAATCCAGAAAGTACTCCGGCGCTTGCACGCGGCGGCAGTGGGGATGTGCTCACGGGCTTATTGGGCGGATTATTGGCTCAACAGATCGCCGCCCAGAGCCAAATTTCGCTTCTCGATATGACTCAAACTGCTGCGTGGTGGCATGCTCAAGCGGGGATTCTTGCCGTTGAAACCCGGACGGAGCTTGGTGTTGATGCCCATACCTTGACCCAGTTTTTAATCCCGTCGATCGCTGCTCACCAAAAAAACTAA
- a CDS encoding PB1 domain-containing protein, with product MKLFVLLRDEQHDPNQSIDSEYRLDEVMKLYESCPNDEMAIHVATGLPQKVPTAS from the coding sequence TTGAAACTGTTTGTTCTGTTGAGAGATGAACAGCATGACCCGAATCAGTCGATTGACTCTGAGTATCGCTTAGATGAGGTAATGAAGCTGTACGAGTCATGCCCTAACGATGAAATGGCGATTCATGTAGCTACTGGGTTGCCTCAAAAAGTTCC
- a CDS encoding TonB-dependent receptor plug domain-containing protein: protein MKLSLFGIAFLSSAAWICVFTQSSYGAEASAKPNLIPSAIPPDQSLPDTASLTPAHLQDFQKPLTEARLLQSNSATVSLERKATDIAQQEEPLDSSPEEEIVGVEKLQKPTSTPVYTIEADEIRRESADSLAEILRGLPGFAVNDVGFGADIHTGTFYRGASINQSVFLLNGRPIGTNVNTYHGGTDLNSIPTGAIERVELSSGTAATLYGSESVGGVVNVVTKKGTGIPQFNGFAQLGSFSSSNYRGSYSGSLGAVDYLFSYQRFKAENDYRVPVGAANRGADGRLFNGDSTQDNYYGNLSLDLNDRNSLSLDVSTVTSRRGLLYFGFPLQRDRLDHDTVNLGLTWKALVGNGEDSTLNTTLSFNQDYFSTYGPTQAVFFRRGILNSRSFNARVEHDWQTSKTNNLRWGFDLQNSQLNGEAFSTLPRLAQLNGEFDRDRFQAALFALNTWQITNNFQAELGLRQNFTSEFGSYLNPSVGARWALSPNLALRGSWVSVHRNPGLDQLYAFDTVHNWLPNPDLKPETGSSWTTGFDVQLAKSFTTQVTYFGSRLNDRISVQSGRWANIGVVNTNGIEAALRWQVSSQWSTFANYTYTDAKIGSGVERGLQLSTVPFSVARFGIGYASNGWEVNLYANYFSGARRALFTLASDSPRDFSPSWFSFDLGLRIPVTRGLGLTVFLENLADRSYEKANRIYQPGLTYRVGLVSDF, encoded by the coding sequence ATGAAACTCTCTTTATTTGGCATCGCGTTTCTCTCTAGCGCGGCATGGATTTGTGTGTTTACGCAATCAAGCTATGGTGCAGAAGCATCAGCTAAACCGAATCTGATTCCGTCTGCTATACCTCCTGATCAGTCTTTACCTGATACAGCAAGTTTAACCCCTGCTCATCTTCAAGACTTCCAAAAGCCGCTTACAGAGGCTCGTTTACTTCAATCAAACTCTGCAACGGTGAGCTTAGAGCGCAAGGCAACAGACATTGCACAACAAGAAGAACCTCTAGACTCATCACCAGAAGAAGAAATTGTTGGGGTTGAAAAGCTACAAAAGCCAACTTCAACTCCGGTTTACACAATCGAAGCGGATGAAATTCGCCGTGAGAGTGCAGATAGTTTAGCTGAGATTTTACGCGGATTGCCTGGATTCGCGGTCAATGATGTCGGCTTTGGTGCAGATATTCACACTGGAACCTTTTATCGTGGAGCTTCGATCAATCAATCTGTCTTCTTGCTCAATGGTAGACCGATCGGCACAAACGTCAATACCTATCATGGTGGCACCGATTTAAACTCAATTCCCACAGGTGCGATCGAGCGAGTTGAGCTATCGAGTGGAACGGCTGCAACCCTTTACGGTTCTGAATCAGTAGGGGGTGTCGTGAATGTTGTTACCAAGAAAGGAACGGGCATTCCGCAATTCAATGGCTTTGCTCAGTTGGGATCGTTTAGTTCCTCAAACTATCGAGGCAGCTATTCTGGTTCACTTGGAGCCGTTGATTATCTATTCAGCTATCAGCGTTTCAAAGCAGAGAATGATTATCGTGTCCCGGTTGGAGCCGCAAATCGGGGGGCAGATGGGCGATTGTTCAATGGGGATTCGACTCAAGATAATTACTATGGCAATTTGAGTTTAGATCTCAATGATCGTAATTCGCTCAGTTTAGATGTTTCAACTGTTACGAGTCGGCGCGGTCTATTGTACTTTGGATTCCCATTGCAGCGCGATCGCTTAGACCACGATACTGTAAATCTCGGGTTGACCTGGAAAGCGCTTGTAGGGAATGGAGAAGACTCCACGCTCAACACAACCTTATCGTTTAATCAAGATTACTTTAGTACTTACGGACCGACACAAGCGGTTTTCTTTCGACGCGGCATTTTGAACTCTCGCAGTTTCAATGCCAGAGTTGAACACGATTGGCAAACGAGCAAGACGAACAATCTACGTTGGGGCTTTGATCTACAAAATTCACAACTTAATGGAGAAGCTTTTAGTACACTGCCGCGACTAGCTCAATTAAATGGCGAGTTCGATCGCGATCGCTTTCAAGCTGCTTTGTTTGCCTTGAATACTTGGCAGATTACCAATAATTTCCAAGCAGAATTAGGTCTGCGCCAAAACTTTACGAGTGAATTTGGGAGTTATCTTAATCCGAGTGTTGGAGCGCGTTGGGCACTATCGCCCAATCTTGCCCTGCGGGGAAGTTGGGTCTCTGTGCATCGCAATCCAGGTCTGGATCAACTTTATGCGTTTGATACGGTGCATAATTGGTTGCCCAATCCGGATCTCAAGCCTGAAACCGGATCATCTTGGACGACTGGTTTTGATGTACAACTGGCTAAAAGTTTTACAACACAGGTTACTTATTTTGGGAGTCGGTTAAACGATCGTATCTCAGTTCAGTCCGGGCGATGGGCGAATATTGGGGTAGTCAATACGAATGGTATTGAGGCAGCTTTGCGCTGGCAGGTTTCTTCGCAGTGGTCTACCTTTGCAAACTATACCTACACCGATGCAAAGATTGGTAGCGGTGTAGAACGAGGATTGCAATTGAGTACAGTTCCCTTCTCAGTGGCGCGATTTGGCATTGGTTATGCCTCAAACGGATGGGAGGTAAATCTATATGCGAACTACTTCAGCGGTGCACGTCGTGCTTTATTTACGCTAGCAAGTGATAGTCCCCGCGACTTTTCACCCTCCTGGTTCAGCTTTGATCTAGGTTTGCGAATTCCGGTTACTCGTGGGCTTGGACTGACTGTATTTCTCGAAAATCTTGCCGATCGTAGCTACGAAAAAGCCAATCGCATTTACCAACCTGGGTTGACTTATCGAGTGGGCTTGGTTTCAGATTTCTAG